The following DNA comes from Synergistaceae bacterium.
TTAAACCAGAATTGATAGAATTTATACGGGCTAGTTTTATTTGCATCAAGCCAGACCGCCCCGGCCTCTGTTTTGCCGAATTTAGTCCCTGAACTCGTCAATAATAACGGCTGAGTCAACCCGAAAACTTCTGCGCCGCTTGTACGACGTATATAATCAGAACCTGCTAATAAATTCCCCTGCTGATCATTCCCGCCCATTTGTAAACGGCAATTATAGTGCTCATTCAAATATTTGAAGTCCATAGCCTGCAGTAACACATACGAGAATTCAGTGTAAGAGATTCCTTTTTCCGGATCTTCAAGACGAGATTTAATATATTCACGTGCGATTAAGCTATTAACCGAGAAAAATTTGCCTATATCGTGCAATACTTCAAGAAAAGTTATCTTGCTGAGCCAGTCATAATTATTTAAGAGTAACGCCGAATTTTTGCCGCAATCGAAATCGAGAAATTTTTTTAGCTGGGATTTAACGCCTTCTATATTATGCTGCACAGTCTCAAGAGTTATTAAATTTCGTTCCTTGCTTTTACCCGATGGATCACCTATTAAGCCCGTGCCTCCTCCTGCCAGTGCTATGGGACGATGTCCGAGCCTCTGAAGCCAGCCGAGAGCCATTAACGGAATCAAGTGCCCGACATGTAAACTGTCAGCAGTAGGATCAAAGCCTACATAAGCTGTAATCATTTCTTCATTCATGACTTGCGCGAGTCGTTCTTCATTAGTACACCATTCAAAATATCCCCGCTGCTTTAGAGTGTCAAATGCATTCATGTAAAATAAACCCTCTTTATATATATTTATTCATGATATTAATATTAATTTGAAGGTTATTATACATTATTTGCGAGTCTTTATTGCTATGTTGAGTAATCAATAACGAGTCAAAAAATTTTTATTGCGCGTAATATTTTTATGAATGAATGCGATTCCGCCCGTTTTTTATCGCGTTTTGCCCTGCGTATAAATGCCTGTTATATATTTTATGAGAGACTCCCAGCCGCTATTATTGCGTTTTGCCTTCTCCTGTATTATTCAGCCTGTGAGTCCCCCGTTATTATTTCAGAGCAGCAATTTTCTTATCCCAGCCGCTTATTTTCACGTGAAGTAGCATCAACGTACAGCAGACTATCCAGCCGACAGGGTAGCCAATCGCAATAAAATATATTGAACTAGTCAAGCGCGATATTATAAACAAATAAATTTGCCTGAAGACTACGAACGAGCCAAGCATTATTAACATGGGAGTCCTAGAGTCGCCGACTCCTCGTAATGCGCCCGCGTGGACTTGATTAATTACGTTGAACGGGTCAAAAATTGAATTCAAGCGCAAGAATAACACCGCATAATATAAAACTTTCTCATCACGATTAAATAATGACGCTATGAACGGCGCGAAAATATATAGAAATAATATAATTGTCCCTGAAATAGTTAGAGAAATTTTCAGACATTCACGCATTCCGAGCCTAATTCTTTCGTGATTCTTTGCGCCTGCGTTCTGCCCGACATAAGTTGTTATTGCCATTGCCATACTTTGAGTCGAAAGTGTTACGAACGCGTCAACTCTTGCATAAATCCCCCATCCTGCTGTAGCTGCTGCTCCGTAAGAATTTATATAGGCCTGAACAAATACATTTGAGAAAGAAGTCAAGGCCATTTGCAGCCCCGCCGGGAATCCTATTTTTATTATTTTACTGAGAATAGCAAAATCTATTTTCATTTCGTGCCATGTTAAACTATGAACTTCATGACTCCTGAATAAACGCCAGAAAATTATTAGACCTGATACTAACTGCGCTATAATCGTGGCATATGCAACACCGGCGACTCCTGATTCAAATTTTATGACGAATAATAAATCAAGAAATATATTTAATA
Coding sequences within:
- a CDS encoding tyrosine--tRNA ligase, whose amino-acid sequence is MNAFDTLKQRGYFEWCTNEERLAQVMNEEMITAYVGFDPTADSLHVGHLIPLMALGWLQRLGHRPIALAGGGTGLIGDPSGKSKERNLITLETVQHNIEGVKSQLKKFLDFDCGKNSALLLNNYDWLSKITFLEVLHDIGKFFSVNSLIAREYIKSRLEDPEKGISYTEFSYVLLQAMDFKYLNEHYNCRLQMGGNDQQGNLLAGSDYIRRTSGAEVFGLTQPLLLTSSGTKFGKTEAGAVWLDANKTSPYKFYQFWFNTDDKDVAKLLKLYTFMPIDEIENLISEHNSQPEKRLAQKRLAYEVTCTVHGENTAKSVVNVSEILFNPSIDFANVSEETCDILKQEVPYKKIDSFEFPAGVVNIISASGACESNGEAKRAIRQGGVSINGEKISDEKANINRESLINNKYLFVRIGRKKFNMAEFV
- a CDS encoding MATE family efflux transporter — encoded protein: MPEKFSASTVRDMTEGVIWRHLISFAFPLFIGNIFQQLYNTVDSIVVGNFVGADALGAVTSTMPIVITLIGLFIGLAMGASVVISQYFGAKDIKNLRRATHTAVVATIIMSLIISMIGYYATPFLLRMMNTPPSVFKEAVVYLQIFSLGLGGTMLYNMGSAILRAVGDSKRPLYFLILASILNIFLDLLFVIKFESGVAGVAYATIIAQLVSGLIIFWRLFRSHEVHSLTWHEMKIDFAILSKIIKIGFPAGLQMALTSFSNVFVQAYINSYGAAATAGWGIYARVDAFVTLSTQSMAMAITTYVGQNAGAKNHERIRLGMRECLKISLTISGTIILFLYIFAPFIASLFNRDEKVLYYAVLFLRLNSIFDPFNVINQVHAGALRGVGDSRTPMLIMLGSFVVFRQIYLFIISRLTSSIYFIAIGYPVGWIVCCTLMLLHVKISGWDKKIAALK